Within Vicia villosa cultivar HV-30 ecotype Madison, WI linkage group LG1, Vvil1.0, whole genome shotgun sequence, the genomic segment cattttcttaaataaataacCTTTTTATTTaactgaaaaaaatatataaatttataatttttaaattaaaatgtgACTTTTTAATTGGTTAACGGTGTAAAATATTTTAGACATAAATTTTTTCTCTTAAATTAATATTAGTAATTATTTtacaattatatttaaataaaacaaatgcaTTGTTCTTGACCAAAAACAAAAACGGATGCCATTGTTAGATACCTCGGAATTACATTGGCCAATGATGGTTTTTGTATTTATGACCACCGTCCAATTCTCAAATCACGTTTTATGACAAGTCTCTAATATTGAATCACGTGTTAAAATCCACCCACTATTAAAGGATGAAAACAAAAAGTACAAATACTAAGTTGTAACACATTGTTGTGAACATAATTGTTACATCATCATAATTCAACAAGTTTAGAAGAGCAAATTTATCAATGGCTGATAATTCAAGTTCAACAACCCTCTTTTCTCCTTACAAGATtgcaaacttaaacttatctcaTAGGTACTCAACACTTTTTGTTCTTTCACTTTTAACTTTTGTTAGATTAGTAGCATAGGAATGTTTTGAATActgatgaatttgtgatttgatgATGCAGAGTGGTGTTGGCTCCGATGACAAGATGCAGAGCCTTGAATGGAATTCCAAATGATGCTCTTGCTGAATATTACAGTCAGAGATCAAGTTCAGGTGGACTTCTCATCACTGAAGGAACCAGCATCTCTCCCTCTGCTCCTGGGTACTAAATTctcttttttccaatttttttactttttttttataagttcATAGCATTTTTGTATTGGTAGTATAATTAATGTCTATATTATTAAATTACTATTAAATTGTTACATGTGTATCTTAACCCGATTTTCTGAGTTTGAACCCAGTACTCGGCACGCAGCTGTGTTAAATTCTCTTGACTGAGAGTTTTGCCGCCCATTGTAGTCCTCCTTATTTCGAGGAATTAGTCTTTGCAGTTGCGTGGAGAGATAACTGGTTTTTACTATATgtgaataaatatattatttctcATGGCGCAGGTTTCCCCATGTACCTGGAATATATTCAGAGGAGCAAGTAGAGGCATGGAGAAATGTTGTGGATGCTGTTCATGCTAAAGGCGGCATTATCTTCTGTCAACTATGGCATGTTGGTCGTGCATCTCATTGGGGTAACACCTTTCACTATCCTAAATATATCCAATTTCGTCCTTCATGAACTGGATTTAAATCTTGGTAGTATTTGTTTTATGTTAGATTTACTTGTTTTGCAATTATTTTCACTGACTGGTTAAGTTGGGTGGCAGTGTATCAGCCTGGTGGTGCTACGCCCGTTTCCTCCACGGCTAAACCCCTTTCAAAAAGGTGGACAATTCTCAAGCCAGATGGTTCCTTTGGCGCGTACTCGGATCCACGCGCACTTACCACATCTGAGATACCAGAAATCGTCGAGCATTATCGCGAATCAGCTATTAATGCAGTTCGAGCAGGTTTTATATCTGTTTACATCACTTCAATGAATTACTTTAACTTATTAATTTATGATTGTGAGTTGTTCAACAATGAAATTGATTCATACCCGTGCAGATATTGCACGAGTATGGATTAGTTTCATGTTTCTGTGCTTTTAAAAATCGACTACGCATGATAATTGAAATGAGACATGCATACAGGTTTTGATGGAATTGAAGTTCACGGGGCACACGGTTACCTGATTGGCCAATTCTTGAAAGATGGGATCAATGATCGAACAGATAAATACGGCGGATCACTTGAGAATCGATGCAGATTCTTAATTCAGGTGGTTCGAGCCGTTGTTTCTGCCATAGGACCGGAAAGAGTTGGGGTAAGAATTTCACCAGCAATTGATCACCTTGATGCTACTGATTCTGATCCACTTGGATTAGGCTTAGCAGTGATTGAAAGACTAAACAGTCTCCAGAAAGAGCTTGGTAAAAAACTCGCCTATCTCCATGTCACTCAACCTCGATACACAGCTTATGGCAAAACCGAGCATGGTAGTAAACGAGACCAAGAAGGAGTTCATTTGACAAGGAAACTGCGAAAAGCTTATGATGGAACATTCATGTGCAGTGGTGGATTCAATAGGAAGTTAGGAATGGAAGCTGTGGCTCGAGGTGATGCTGATTTGATATCGTTTGGTCGTCTTTTCATCTCTAATCCAGATTTGCCCTTAAGGTTTAAGCTTAATGCGCCTCTAAATAAGTATAACAGGAAGACATTTTACACACAGGATCCTGCTATAGGTTACACAGATTATCCTTTTCTCGGGAAAGGAAGTGGGACGGAGCTAAATGCGCGACTGTGATCGTTCTTTTTGCTTTATCATTATGAGTTTGTTACATGAACAATTAGAGTCTCAAAATCTTAGGTGAATGGTTTTATTATGAATGCAATCTCACCAATGATGGATACTAAATATGTATGATTTGTACCTAGGTGAGATTATAGCTATagaaattaagaataattagTCAGTAAAATTTTGACAGAAGTGATCCAATTCCAAATTAGATTCTGGTCCTTTT encodes:
- the LOC131601712 gene encoding 12-oxophytodienoate reductase 3 produces the protein MADNSSSTTLFSPYKIANLNLSHRVVLAPMTRCRALNGIPNDALAEYYSQRSSSGGLLITEGTSISPSAPGFPHVPGIYSEEQVEAWRNVVDAVHAKGGIIFCQLWHVGRASHWVYQPGGATPVSSTAKPLSKRWTILKPDGSFGAYSDPRALTTSEIPEIVEHYRESAINAVRAGFDGIEVHGAHGYLIGQFLKDGINDRTDKYGGSLENRCRFLIQVVRAVVSAIGPERVGVRISPAIDHLDATDSDPLGLGLAVIERLNSLQKELGKKLAYLHVTQPRYTAYGKTEHGSKRDQEGVHLTRKLRKAYDGTFMCSGGFNRKLGMEAVARGDADLISFGRLFISNPDLPLRFKLNAPLNKYNRKTFYTQDPAIGYTDYPFLGKGSGTELNARL